In the genome of Deltaproteobacteria bacterium, the window AAAATCTCTGACCGTCTGCCACCGGTAGTGCAGCAGGCAACAATCAGATTACGGCCATGCCTATCCGCAGCCACGAGAAGCCTGACGACATCCTCCTCGCTCGGCACTGGCTGCGGCCTGCGTTCCACAGCGAGCCTCTCTACAGACAAGACCGGATTGTGATCAATCCCCTTCATCTTTTTGATCCAATTGAAAAAAGCGAGAAAATTTTTCCTATCCTTATTAAAAGCGTTCTTGCTGACCTTTTCTGCCCTATCCGCCAGCAACCGTTGGACCATTGACGGATTTACCTCCATAACATCGACATATCCCCAGGCCTCGAATGCCCTCCTACCGAGAGCCTTCTTCTCCAGATACGTCTTCCTGTCATGCCTCAACCGTATCTCATTCAGATACTCGAGATACAGGTCATGGAAGCCTATCATAGGGGTTGTCACGGCCTCCCTCATTTCCTTTCTTTGCTTTCCTTCCCAGTCCTTTGCCTCGGCCTTGGTACGAAATGCCCTTGTCCTGCGTCTTCCACCGACCATTACCGTTGCCCGCCACCGCCTTCCCTCTTTGTATGGCATCTTCAATCCCTTCCTTCGTAAAAAACAAAGACCCTCCAATCCGCGAAGCTCCTAGCTCCTTGGCGTTACTATAGACCCAGTTGAGGGATTTGCCAAGGATTTTTGAAACATCCTTGGGATCCAAGACGGTCATTTCCTACCTCAAGTGCTCCAAGAACAGATCGTTGATGTCCCGGCCTTCCGCAACTGCTTGCTCTCGAATCAGGTCGAGCTTCTTCTTTAGATCGCTGTTTTTCACTATCACCATCAAGTGCATGGCCTTACCGAGCATGAAGAACATGAAACCATGTGGGATCGTATTCCCGTACTCCTGGATCAGCCGATTCACGATCACCGAAAGGCCGTCGATCACCCTCATCTCGCTCTCGGCTTCCTTGGTCCTCAGCTCCTCGGCAAGCTCCTTGTCAGGCTTCTTCGTCAAATACATCTCATTCCAGCGTTTGTCGCTCTGGATCGCCATGGCCTCACGAAGCTGCTGCTCGGTCATCTGCCTTCTCTGCATCAGGTCATCCGCCAACTGTGTGAATTTCGGCCTGTCAAATTCGTCGTTACGAAGCTCGTTCCTGGTGTGCGTTTCGATCCTCTGTTTGTCCTCGTCCCAGTCCTTGATAACGCAGGGTACCTCTTTTAACCCGGCGACCCGG includes:
- a CDS encoding ParB N-terminal domain-containing protein — translated: MGIEKHVLIPIEDILPNEWNVYRMTRPKFDRLVEEIQNEGFDGAIQVVAHPEKKGKYRIVDGEKRWAAARVAGLKEVPCVIKDWDEDKQRIETHTRNELRNDEFDRPKFTQLADDLMQRRQMTEQQLREAMAIQSDKRWNEMYLTKKPDKELAEELRTKEAESEMRVIDGLSVIVNRLIQEYGNTIPHGFMFFMLGKAMHLMVIVKNSDLKKKLDLIREQAVAEGRDINDLFLEHLR
- a CDS encoding site-specific integrase; this translates as MPYKEGRRWRATVMVGGRRRTRAFRTKAEAKDWEGKQRKEMREAVTTPMIGFHDLYLEYLNEIRLRHDRKTYLEKKALGRRAFEAWGYVDVMEVNPSMVQRLLADRAEKVSKNAFNKDRKNFLAFFNWIKKMKGIDHNPVLSVERLAVERRPQPVPSEEDVVRLLVAADRHGRNLIVACCTTGGRRSEIFRWKWHEDINFEKRMVRLGTRKTRSGEMRYRWIRMNDMLYKALRDEWTTRLPQSDYVFQNRDPRHPRYGDRYTTRRKFMKGLCDKAGIEPFGFHALRRFFGSLLADKYKESVPVIQKLLGHASPTTTERYIFNISEDVKKAVDQINLKGFTHDIYTQKEEISGK